The Pantoea cypripedii genomic sequence TTATCTGTAATGCCGGGGCGAGTTTTATCGGAAAGGTTTCCTACAGTGTAGATGGTTATGAAATGACATTCGCCACCAATTATCTGGGGCATTTTTTACTCATTCAACTGCTGGTAGATAATATCACTGATAATGGTCGAATCGTATTTGTGGCAAGTGGTACACATGACCCTGATACACGAGATGGAATGCTGATTGGTAAAGCCGTCGAGGCAAACGCACGTATATTGGCCAATATGGGTAAAGATGGTGGGAAATCTGTCTCATTTGGGAAACGATATGCGACTTCTAAGCTTTGCATGATTCTGTGTGCTTACGAGCTGGATCGACGATTAAAACGGTCGGGGAAATCAATTGCGTCTATTGCTTATGACCCTGGTTCAATACCTGATACCAATTTAATGAGAGGTCTGCCAACTCCGTTACAGCCATTTATCAAATCCCGATTTATGCGGTGGATAGCAAAAGGTTTAGGGGTTACACAGGGACGTCTGGATTTTTCAGGGATATCTCTTGCAAAAATTGCTACCGAATCTGATTACGCGAAAATGTCGGGGAAATATTTACAGTCGCATGACGGAGTATTACTGGTTAAGCAATCATCGAAAGCCTCTTACGACGAAGCAGGAGCCGCTAAGCTCTGGGAAGATTCCCGAGATCTTGCACATTTGCATTCATTCGAGGAGCCGAAAAGTTTATAGCGATTAAAAAACTTGCTTACTCGGTTGGTGGCGCCGCTCTTTTGCAGCAAGATTCTTCCAGAAGGTTGCCAATAACTGATAATGATTATTATTTACATAATTGCAAACACCAGTATGATGACTCTTTACGTTTCGTTGCGGGAACTGAGTACTCAGCGACATCCCCAGCCGGGTGCTCACAAAAGAGGGTCTTCAATGCAATCCACTCACCGATTACATTCTCTGCAGCAGTTAACCGATATGGCTCACAAGTGGGGCTATGATTACGAGCTGGCGAACAGCAACTGCTCGGGTAGGAGAGGGTGGAGGGCTGCTCTCCGGTGGCAAACGCCAATGTGTCGCCATTGCCCGA encodes the following:
- a CDS encoding SDR family NAD(P)-dependent oxidoreductase, yielding MPTVLITGGHSGLGLEASREIASMGFNLILAGRDPIRIESIAKELRLSHNIDVTVLQLDVSSLLSVRQAAILCNDMLTNGKIDSLQAIICNAGASFIGKVSYSVDGYEMTFATNYLGHFLLIQLLVDNITDNGRIVFVASGTHDPDTRDGMLIGKAVEANARILANMGKDGGKSVSFGKRYATSKLCMILCAYELDRRLKRSGKSIASIAYDPGSIPDTNLMRGLPTPLQPFIKSRFMRWIAKGLGVTQGRLDFSGISLAKIATESDYAKMSGKYLQSHDGVLLVKQSSKASYDEAGAAKLWEDSRDLAHLHSFEEPKSL